A genomic window from Planococcus rifietoensis includes:
- the fmt gene encoding methionyl-tRNA formyltransferase, with protein sequence MTKIVFMGTPAFSAPILKMLAEEGYDIVSVVTQPDRPVGRKKILTPTPVKEQALELGLPVYQPEKLKDPEQAQKILDLKPDLIVTAAFGQILPTSVLEAPKLGAINVHASLLPEYRGGAPIHQAIIDGKKETGVTIMYMVDRLDAGDIISQKSVPIEETDHTGSMFEKLSVAGMELLKATLPSIIDGTNARTPQDEERVTFARNISREQERIDWNKSASELYNQVRGLHPWPVAFTTLADANVKLWWTEIADSQKTGAPGEIIELTKDAIIVQTGEGALAIKELQPAGKKRMTAEDYLRGPKLQAGDRFE encoded by the coding sequence TTGACCAAAATTGTTTTCATGGGAACGCCGGCATTTTCGGCTCCGATCCTGAAGATGCTTGCCGAAGAAGGATACGATATCGTTTCGGTCGTCACACAGCCCGACCGCCCTGTCGGCAGGAAGAAAATCCTGACGCCGACGCCGGTGAAAGAGCAAGCCTTGGAACTTGGATTGCCGGTCTACCAACCGGAAAAACTGAAAGATCCAGAACAAGCGCAAAAAATTCTCGACCTAAAGCCGGATTTGATCGTGACAGCGGCATTCGGGCAAATCTTGCCGACATCGGTACTCGAAGCCCCGAAACTGGGCGCCATCAACGTGCACGCCTCGCTGCTTCCGGAATACCGCGGCGGTGCACCGATCCACCAGGCGATTATTGACGGCAAAAAAGAAACTGGTGTAACGATCATGTATATGGTGGACCGTTTGGATGCAGGGGATATCATTTCACAAAAATCGGTACCGATCGAAGAAACGGACCATACCGGCAGCATGTTCGAGAAATTGAGTGTGGCAGGAATGGAGTTGTTGAAAGCAACCTTGCCGTCGATCATCGACGGGACCAATGCGCGAACTCCACAGGACGAAGAGCGTGTCACGTTTGCGCGCAATATTTCACGGGAGCAGGAACGCATCGACTGGAACAAATCCGCAAGCGAACTCTACAACCAAGTGCGCGGGTTGCATCCATGGCCGGTCGCGTTCACGACTTTAGCAGACGCCAATGTCAAATTGTGGTGGACGGAAATTGCCGACAGCCAGAAAACCGGCGCGCCGGGTGAAATCATCGAATTGACAAAAGATGCCATTATCGTCCAAACCGGCGAAGGTGCGCTTGCCATCAAAGAATTGCAGCCGGCTGGGAAAAAACGCATGACGGCTGAAGATTATTTACGCGGGCCGAAATTACAGGCAGGGGACCGATTCGAATGA
- the def gene encoding peptide deformylase, giving the protein MAIREIVKHPNEVLETPCKTVTEFDRQLAVLLDDMHETMIEADGVGIAAPQIGVSLRVAIVDFQEGQEPIEMINPELALFEGKETDIEGCLSFPGIFGEVERHGRIKIKAQERDGSWYELEAEGYEARAILHEMDHLDGVLFTSKIEKYVTQEELDELIRQQEEEDSL; this is encoded by the coding sequence ATGGCAATCCGTGAAATTGTGAAACATCCGAACGAAGTATTGGAAACCCCTTGCAAGACGGTCACTGAATTCGACCGTCAGCTCGCTGTTTTATTGGACGATATGCATGAGACAATGATCGAAGCGGACGGTGTCGGCATTGCCGCACCGCAAATAGGTGTCTCACTGCGCGTCGCGATCGTTGATTTCCAAGAAGGGCAGGAGCCGATTGAAATGATCAATCCGGAACTCGCGCTATTCGAAGGGAAAGAGACGGATATCGAAGGCTGTTTGAGCTTCCCGGGCATTTTCGGGGAAGTCGAGCGCCACGGCCGCATCAAAATCAAAGCCCAGGAACGCGACGGCTCTTGGTATGAGCTAGAGGCAGAAGGTTACGAAGCGCGTGCTATCCTTCATGAAATGGACCACTTGGACGGCGTGCTGTTCACGAGCAAAATCGAGAAATATGTCACCCAAGAAGAATTGGACGAACTGATCCGCCAGCAGGAAGAGGAGGATTCGCTTTGA